Proteins found in one Geomonas subterranea genomic segment:
- a CDS encoding ABC transporter permease yields the protein MILWRAGMRNVLRHPWLTVLAVLGVALGVAVVTAVDHANEAAQRAFRLAAETVAGRATHQVVGGPTGLAEDLYRKIRVDLRVRGSAPVVSGHLQLSGRTFQLIGIDPFSEPPIRSFSSRFADRGVLTALLTRPGAVLMLEESAAGLGLKRGATFAADSAGVRRRLELAGYLDPPDEVSRVALASMLVCDIATAQELLGGAGRLSRIDLVLPDGEEGARALREVRGILPPGADIVPAGARAGALDQMTRAFRLNLRALSLLALVVGMFLIYNTMTFSVVRRRRLIGMLRALGVSRREIFAMVCAEALVIGIVGSVAGLAVGALLGSELTRLVTRTINDLYFVMEVRRVPLLPGELWKGAFLGIAATLAATMPAALEATAAPPRAVLSRSQVESRSRRLVPLATSCGGLLMAAGGVLFLTGRGGIVAGFVGLFAVIVGYTLLVPAAVMLLSALLRPLLELLLGSLGQMAARGVVVSLSRTGVATAALVVAVSAGIGVGIMVGGFRLTVQSWLQNWLQADVYLTSADRGGGRYRPPLNPALVRRLSGLEGRAQVTLSRRVRIEGAVGAAEVFSVQVPERNFLRYPFKEGDPAAAWRRFKGGDAVLISEPYSYRHHLHPGDSVTLRTSRGERSFPVAGVIYDYGSDTGIVIMSRAGYVANFADESVDGMSFTAGPGLTSQRLLELVRERAGGEQVMVVSNAQLRQATVEVFDRTFAITGVLRMLTMLVAFVGILSALMAMQVERARELAVLRAVGLTPGQVWGVVCGETLLIGLIAGLLSIPLGIVEALVLIYVVNLRSFGWTMQLAITPAQLGQALLLSVTAAFLAGIYPSLRIARTSPALALKEED from the coding sequence GTGATCCTGTGGCGCGCCGGGATGCGCAACGTGCTGCGCCACCCCTGGCTCACCGTGCTGGCCGTCCTCGGCGTCGCCCTGGGGGTCGCGGTGGTCACCGCCGTGGACCACGCCAACGAGGCGGCGCAGCGGGCCTTCCGCCTCGCCGCCGAAACCGTCGCCGGCCGCGCCACGCACCAGGTCGTCGGCGGTCCCACCGGCCTTGCCGAGGACCTCTACCGCAAGATCCGCGTCGATCTCCGCGTGCGCGGCTCCGCCCCCGTGGTCTCGGGTCACTTGCAGCTCTCCGGCCGGACCTTCCAGTTGATCGGCATCGATCCCTTTTCCGAACCTCCCATCAGGAGCTTTTCCTCGCGTTTCGCCGATCGCGGCGTGCTCACCGCTCTGCTGACGCGCCCGGGCGCGGTGCTGATGCTGGAAGAAAGCGCTGCCGGGCTCGGCCTGAAGCGCGGCGCCACCTTCGCCGCCGACAGCGCAGGTGTCCGGCGGCGGCTGGAGCTGGCCGGATACCTGGACCCTCCCGACGAGGTGAGCCGCGTGGCCCTCGCCTCGATGCTCGTCTGCGATATCGCCACCGCGCAGGAACTCCTGGGGGGTGCCGGCAGGCTGTCCCGCATCGACCTGGTGCTGCCGGACGGGGAGGAGGGGGCGAGGGCGCTCAGGGAGGTTCGGGGCATCCTCCCCCCCGGCGCGGACATCGTACCGGCCGGGGCCAGGGCCGGCGCACTGGACCAGATGACGCGCGCCTTCCGGCTGAACCTGAGGGCCTTGAGCCTCCTGGCCCTCGTGGTGGGGATGTTCCTCATCTACAACACCATGACCTTTTCCGTGGTGCGCAGGAGGCGGCTGATCGGGATGCTGCGGGCGCTCGGGGTGAGCCGCCGCGAGATCTTCGCCATGGTCTGCGCCGAGGCCCTCGTGATCGGCATCGTCGGCTCCGTTGCCGGGCTCGCGGTCGGTGCCCTGCTCGGTTCGGAACTGACGCGCCTGGTCACAAGGACCATCAACGATCTCTACTTCGTGATGGAGGTGCGCCGGGTGCCCCTGCTCCCGGGTGAACTCTGGAAGGGGGCGTTTCTGGGAATTGCCGCCACCCTGGCAGCCACCATGCCCGCCGCCCTCGAGGCGACCGCCGCTCCACCGCGCGCCGTGCTGTCGCGCTCGCAGGTGGAATCGCGCAGCAGGAGGCTCGTGCCGCTCGCCACGAGTTGCGGCGGTCTCCTGATGGCTGCGGGAGGGGTGCTGTTCCTCACCGGGCGCGGCGGCATCGTGGCCGGTTTCGTCGGGCTCTTCGCCGTCATCGTCGGGTACACGCTTTTGGTACCCGCCGCCGTGATGCTCCTTTCGGCGCTGCTGCGCCCTCTGCTGGAATTGCTGCTCGGCTCCCTGGGGCAGATGGCCGCGCGCGGCGTGGTGGTCTCCCTTTCCCGCACCGGCGTCGCCACTGCGGCGCTGGTGGTTGCTGTTTCCGCCGGGATCGGCGTCGGCATCATGGTGGGGGGATTCAGGCTGACGGTGCAGAGCTGGCTCCAGAACTGGCTCCAGGCGGACGTCTACCTGACCTCGGCCGACAGAGGCGGTGGCCGCTACCGTCCTCCGCTAAATCCCGCCCTGGTGCGCCGCCTTTCCGGGCTCGAGGGGCGGGCCCAGGTGACGCTGTCGCGCCGGGTCCGCATCGAGGGGGCGGTGGGAGCGGCCGAGGTGTTCTCGGTGCAGGTGCCGGAGCGGAACTTTCTCCGCTATCCCTTCAAGGAGGGTGATCCGGCTGCCGCGTGGAGACGCTTCAAAGGCGGCGACGCCGTGCTCATTTCCGAGCCTTACAGCTACCGGCACCACCTGCACCCCGGAGACAGCGTCACCCTGCGTACCAGCCGCGGAGAGAGGAGTTTTCCCGTCGCTGGTGTCATCTACGACTACGGCTCCGATACCGGCATCGTCATCATGAGCCGCGCCGGTTACGTCGCCAACTTCGCCGACGAGAGCGTGGACGGTATGTCTTTCACCGCCGGTCCCGGGCTCACTTCGCAGCGGCTCCTCGAGCTGGTGCGCGAGAGGGCAGGGGGGGAGCAGGTGATGGTGGTGTCCAACGCGCAACTGCGCCAGGCGACGGTCGAGGTGTTCGACCGCACCTTTGCCATCACGGGTGTCCTGCGTATGCTGACCATGCTGGTCGCCTTCGTGGGGATCCTCTCCGCGCTGATGGCCATGCAGGTCGAGCGGGCCCGCGAGCTCGCCGTGCTGCGCGCGGTGGGACTCACCCCGGGGCAGGTCTGGGGTGTCGTCTGCGGGGAGACCCTCCTCATAGGTCTCATCGCCGGGCTCCTGTCGATCCCCCTCGGCATCGTCGAGGCCCTGGTGCTGATCTACGTGGTGAATCTGCGCTCTTTCGGCTGGACCATGCAGCTCGCCATCACCCCGGCGCAACTGGGGCAGGCGCTGCTTCTATCGGTCACGGCAGCCTTCCTGGCCGGGATCTACCCGTCGCTCAGGATCGCCCGCACCTCGCCGGCGCTCGCCCTCAAGGAGGAGGACTAA
- a CDS encoding ABC transporter ATP-binding protein — MAEPVVELKGIGKSFREGDRERVVLRDASLSIDPGSWVFLLGRSGSGKSTLLNLISGIDLPDQGDVVVDGAVLNRLGERERTLFRRNHIGFVFQFYNLIPTLTVEENVLLPLELAGLLTPAQRRRAIELLDAVGIADRARAFPDRLSGGEQQRVAVARALVHAPKLVLADEPTGNLDAETGRQVLDLFERLLRPAGTTLVLVTHSGEVASLADRVLSIKDGVLVDGAGVQGAAP; from the coding sequence ATGGCAGAACCGGTTGTCGAACTGAAGGGAATCGGCAAGAGCTTTCGCGAAGGAGACCGGGAGCGTGTCGTGTTGCGCGACGCCTCCCTCTCCATAGATCCCGGCTCCTGGGTCTTCCTGCTCGGGCGCAGCGGTTCCGGTAAATCCACCCTCCTGAACCTGATAAGCGGCATCGACCTTCCCGACCAGGGGGACGTCGTGGTGGACGGCGCGGTGCTCAATCGTCTGGGCGAGCGCGAGCGCACCCTGTTTCGCCGCAACCACATCGGCTTCGTCTTCCAGTTCTACAACCTGATCCCCACTCTCACGGTCGAGGAGAACGTCCTGCTTCCCCTGGAACTGGCCGGACTCCTCACCCCCGCACAGCGCCGGCGCGCCATCGAGCTTCTCGATGCCGTGGGCATCGCCGACCGGGCCCGCGCCTTTCCCGACCGCCTCTCCGGTGGCGAGCAGCAGCGTGTCGCCGTAGCCCGCGCCCTGGTGCACGCCCCCAAGCTGGTGCTGGCCGACGAGCCCACCGGGAACCTGGACGCGGAAACCGGGCGCCAGGTGCTCGACCTGTTCGAGCGGCTGCTTCGCCCGGCGGGCACCACGCTGGTGCTGGTGACGCACAGCGGCGAGGTGGCATCGCTTGCCGACCGGGTTTTGAGCATAAAGGACGGCGTCCTGGTGGATGGCGCCGGGGTGCAGGGAGCGGCGCCGTGA
- a CDS encoding glutaredoxin domain-containing protein → MMMRSLVAMFAVLLAFPIVIHAEMYKWIDDTGAVTFKDTPPPASKKKKKVKTYTDADFDPAPTQQPAAKPPPRKTASVASEKQTPPKQQFSGTVELYVTSWCGYCKKARAYLDSKGVPYVAYDIEKDAAADRRHKELGGRGVPLIVIGSNKISGFSAQAIDHYLENAK, encoded by the coding sequence ATGATGATGCGGTCATTAGTTGCCATGTTTGCAGTGTTGCTTGCGTTCCCAATCGTCATTCATGCGGAGATGTACAAATGGATTGACGATACCGGCGCCGTGACGTTCAAGGACACTCCTCCGCCGGCATCGAAAAAGAAGAAAAAAGTTAAAACTTACACCGATGCCGATTTCGACCCTGCCCCAACTCAGCAGCCGGCAGCCAAGCCCCCTCCGCGCAAAACCGCTTCAGTCGCTTCGGAAAAGCAGACCCCACCGAAGCAGCAGTTCAGCGGCACCGTCGAATTGTACGTCACCTCATGGTGCGGTTACTGCAAAAAGGCCCGTGCCTACCTGGACAGTAAGGGAGTTCCTTACGTCGCATATGACATCGAGAAAGACGCCGCCGCCGACCGGCGACACAAGGAGTTGGGAGGCCGCGGCGTGCCGCTCATCGTTATTGGCTCCAACAAGATCTCTGGCTTTTCCGCACAGGCGATAGACCACTACCTGGAGAATGCCAAGTAA
- a CDS encoding lipocalin-like domain-containing protein, which yields MRRVLFLPAAAAVMALLAWYLWSASRPAGNAPRETFTVGQTLGGPAAPGFLRAEKPRRFSFPADHGPHPGYRNEWWYFTGNLKGTDGRRFGYQLTFFKTALTPGGVARASAWATNQVYMAHFAVTDVQGRRFRFAERFSRGALGLAGASGEPLAVRLDDWSALQTTPRPWGVRLAAAENGLALDLNLVSVKPEVLNGAGGLSRKGASPGNASYYYSIPRLATSGTLRIGGERFDVNGLSWLDREWSTSALEPDQVGWDWFALQLEDGRDLMFYQLRRRDGRSDPFSGGTLVAADGRSETLKRGDVRLEVVNWWESPASGIRYPSVWRLRVPSARIALEIVPRLAGQELLTGFRYWEGAVEVRGLEGSPGGTGYLEMTGYSGAAAGSAGAAGR from the coding sequence ATGCGCCGTGTCCTTTTTCTGCCGGCGGCGGCAGCGGTCATGGCGCTGCTGGCCTGGTACCTCTGGTCCGCCTCGCGCCCGGCCGGGAACGCGCCGCGTGAGACCTTCACGGTGGGGCAGACTCTGGGCGGGCCAGCGGCTCCCGGCTTCTTGCGCGCCGAGAAACCACGCCGGTTTTCCTTTCCCGCGGATCACGGACCGCACCCCGGCTATCGCAACGAGTGGTGGTATTTCACCGGCAACCTGAAGGGGACCGACGGGCGCCGCTTCGGATACCAGCTCACCTTCTTCAAGACCGCTCTCACCCCCGGGGGGGTGGCGAGGGCATCGGCCTGGGCGACCAACCAGGTCTACATGGCGCACTTCGCCGTCACCGATGTCCAGGGAAGGCGGTTCCGCTTCGCCGAACGCTTCAGCCGCGGAGCGCTGGGGTTGGCCGGAGCCTCGGGGGAGCCCCTTGCCGTGCGCCTCGACGACTGGTCGGCGCTGCAGACCACGCCCCGCCCCTGGGGCGTCAGGCTGGCCGCAGCCGAGAACGGCCTGGCCCTGGATTTGAACCTCGTGAGCGTGAAGCCCGAGGTTCTAAACGGCGCAGGGGGGCTGAGCCGCAAGGGCGCGAGTCCGGGGAACGCCTCCTACTATTACTCCATCCCGCGCCTGGCTACCTCCGGGACGCTCCGCATCGGGGGGGAGCGCTTTGACGTGAATGGGCTCTCCTGGCTGGACCGGGAATGGAGCACCAGCGCACTCGAGCCCGACCAGGTCGGGTGGGACTGGTTCGCCTTGCAACTGGAAGACGGCAGGGATCTGATGTTTTACCAGTTGCGCAGACGTGACGGCCGCAGCGATCCTTTCTCCGGAGGGACCCTGGTGGCCGCCGACGGGCGTAGCGAAACGCTGAAACGTGGGGACGTGCGTCTGGAGGTGGTGAATTGGTGGGAGAGTCCCGCCAGCGGGATTCGCTATCCGTCGGTCTGGCGCCTGCGGGTGCCATCGGCCCGCATCGCCCTGGAGATTGTGCCGAGGCTCGCCGGACAGGAACTGCTGACCGGGTTCCGGTATTGGGAGGGCGCCGTCGAGGTGCGCGGCCTGGAGGGGAGCCCAGGCGGCACAGGTTACCTGGAGATGACGGGGTATTCAGGAGCTGCGGCGGGGAGCGCCGGCGCTGCCGGCAGGTAG
- a CDS encoding AI-2E family transporter, translating to MVQLVQSVAKTGTTSFGHWPVVQKVMSLVERFNIDLAGLGGKVASTSSTVILGMAADLARNMFSFLGTLAVALFILYFIYRDGERAVCAFIGRLAPDPRKAQHYASQVRSITTAVTVGTVLTCATQGVLAGLGYWVAGVPAPIFCGGLTAIAALIPVVGTGVVWVPLVAILALNGSYLAAGLLAAWCIIFVGIADNAIRPLAIGASSDISTLAVVLGALCGVVSMGLLGLIVGPVIFAVLFSLWDDAVADADEAEQGEVT from the coding sequence GTGGTGCAACTGGTCCAGAGCGTGGCCAAGACCGGCACGACCAGCTTCGGCCACTGGCCCGTGGTGCAGAAGGTCATGTCGCTGGTGGAGCGCTTCAACATCGATCTGGCGGGGCTGGGCGGCAAGGTCGCCTCCACGAGTTCCACCGTGATACTGGGGATGGCCGCGGATCTCGCGCGCAACATGTTCAGCTTCCTGGGGACACTTGCCGTCGCACTCTTCATCCTTTACTTCATCTATCGCGACGGGGAGCGGGCGGTCTGCGCCTTCATCGGCAGGCTCGCGCCCGACCCGCGCAAGGCCCAGCACTACGCGAGCCAGGTCCGTTCCATCACCACCGCGGTGACGGTGGGGACGGTGCTCACCTGTGCCACCCAGGGCGTTCTCGCAGGGCTTGGCTACTGGGTCGCGGGGGTGCCGGCGCCGATCTTTTGCGGTGGACTCACCGCCATCGCCGCGCTGATCCCCGTGGTTGGGACCGGGGTGGTGTGGGTGCCTTTGGTCGCCATCCTCGCCCTCAACGGCTCCTACCTTGCCGCCGGACTCCTCGCAGCCTGGTGCATCATCTTCGTCGGCATAGCCGACAACGCCATCCGCCCCCTCGCCATCGGTGCCTCCAGCGACATCTCGACCCTCGCCGTGGTCCTCGGCGCGCTCTGCGGCGTGGTCAGCATGGGACTGCTCGGGCTGATCGTGGGGCCCGTCATTTTCGCCGTTTTGTTCTCCCTGTGGGACGACGCCGTTGCCGATGCCGACGAGGCGGAGCAGGGGGAAGTTACCTGA
- a CDS encoding spinster family MFS transporter produces MKEPVSLAYRRYALGLLLAVNLLNYIDRQVLFAVFPLIKADLSITDTELGLLGSAFMVSYMVIAPVFGWLGDHWDRVKLASTGVVIWSFATILAGFAPGYRSLLAARATVGVGEASFGTVSPGLIADFFEKEKRGSVLSWFYVAIPVGSALGYLLGGVLGQRFGWHSAFLMVGLPGLLIAVPLWFLRAPERPASGPSGQTTGEGGEGLSGYLQLFHNRSFVTNTLAMAAMTFAIGGLAQWIPTFLFRTHALNVEKANLMFGAVTVVAGILGTLVGGVLGDRWQQKSSKGYLLVSGWGFFIGAPFAAWAILARDVPSCMAAIFMAEFFLFLNTGPLNTVIINVTNPGMRAMAFAVNIFFIHALGDAISPSILGWFSDQWGLRSALLSTPLVMALAGVFCFVCGRFVARDMAQAEPSA; encoded by the coding sequence ATGAAGGAACCCGTCTCCCTGGCTTACCGCCGCTACGCCCTGGGACTGCTTTTAGCGGTGAACCTGCTCAACTACATCGACCGCCAGGTGCTGTTCGCCGTCTTCCCGCTGATCAAGGCGGACCTTTCCATAACCGACACGGAGCTCGGCCTCCTCGGTAGCGCCTTCATGGTGAGCTACATGGTGATCGCCCCCGTGTTCGGCTGGCTCGGCGACCACTGGGACCGGGTCAAGCTCGCCTCCACCGGCGTCGTCATCTGGAGTTTCGCCACCATCCTCGCCGGGTTTGCGCCCGGCTACCGTTCGCTCCTCGCCGCCCGCGCCACCGTCGGGGTGGGGGAGGCGAGCTTCGGGACGGTCTCGCCGGGGCTCATCGCCGACTTCTTCGAGAAGGAGAAGCGCGGCAGCGTCCTCTCCTGGTTCTACGTCGCCATTCCCGTCGGGAGCGCCCTGGGCTACCTCTTGGGGGGCGTGCTCGGTCAGCGTTTCGGCTGGCACTCGGCCTTCCTGATGGTCGGCCTGCCGGGGCTTTTGATCGCCGTGCCGCTCTGGTTTTTGCGCGCGCCCGAGCGTCCCGCCTCCGGCCCCTCCGGGCAGACGACGGGGGAGGGGGGTGAGGGACTCTCCGGCTACCTGCAGCTCTTCCACAACCGCTCCTTCGTCACCAACACCCTCGCCATGGCCGCCATGACCTTCGCCATAGGCGGGCTGGCGCAATGGATACCCACCTTCCTGTTCCGCACCCATGCCCTCAACGTGGAGAAGGCGAACCTCATGTTCGGCGCCGTGACCGTGGTGGCCGGCATCCTGGGCACGCTGGTGGGGGGTGTCCTCGGTGACCGCTGGCAGCAGAAAAGCAGCAAGGGGTACCTGCTCGTGTCCGGGTGGGGCTTTTTCATCGGTGCACCCTTCGCCGCCTGGGCGATCCTGGCACGGGACGTTCCCTCCTGCATGGCCGCGATCTTCATGGCCGAGTTCTTCCTCTTTCTCAACACCGGACCGCTCAACACCGTCATCATAAACGTCACCAACCCCGGGATGCGGGCCATGGCCTTCGCGGTCAACATCTTCTTCATACATGCCCTGGGGGACGCCATCTCGCCGTCCATCCTGGGGTGGTTCTCCGACCAGTGGGGGCTAAGGAGCGCGCTCCTGTCCACCCCGCTCGTGATGGCGCTCGCCGGCGTCTTCTGCTTCGTCTGCGGACGCTTCGTGGCCCGCGACATGGCGCAGGCCGAACCGTCCGCCTGA
- a CDS encoding EAL domain-containing protein, whose product MRVAYQQALELAKTQAEIALAKDLAFRKWASKRGRIYMEHGPLVSPSPFLNHVPDRDLESTNGLRLTLKNPAMIMNEITREAPQFHGVSTRITSRLYLNPMDAPDPWEQKALFIVEGTREDYHAATLIDGQPYLRMMQPLIMEESCLKCHAWTGIKVGELRGGTDVSIPLAPFYAAAGKQARGVAASHGAIWLLGLVSIGFITRRTMIVEVERSQQEAQLKEKNLELQDSKQYLLTIIEFLPDATLIIDNNGRVVGWNRELARLTGIAPEAMIGRGELEYALPFYGHRRPLLIDLALNPALDCEGRYEGFVRNGDIVQGECYAPKLGETPIHLTSSASVLRNSKGEIIGAIECIRDTTEQMKTQKRIKLLAKIFNESGEAIVITDSENKIMETNKAFAQFTGYSREEALGKNPRVLKSGIEDRKFYENMWRSILETNYWQGEIWDKRKDGSLYPKWLTITAIRGQDNTITNYFATFSDITQRKAAEMRIEQLAHTDTLTSLPNRHTLVERLTQSLEQAKRGGHMLAVLFVDLDRFKMINDTLGHHVGDLLLTEVASRLKESLRAEDVVARFGGDEFVVVQPKIRSQIEPAHVAEKILKTVAEPYFLDNNTVYTSPSIGISVFPDDGTTVAELFKNADAAMYHAKAAGRNTYQMFTREMHTAARQRLAIENSLRSAVANDEFVLHYQPQVDPANGRLVGFEALVRWQNPENGLVFPDRFIPVAEETGLILEIGRQVFEKACRQAAAWREAGLPPVKIAVNLSARQLRQPDLPETLSAIMKSCGADPGMMELEMTESMTMERPVESIRILGAFKEMGIGLAIDDFGTGYSSLSYLKLFPVDKLKIDRSFVKDIEVDPDDAAIASATIAMAHTLGKKVVAEGVETQAQLEFLVRHGCDIIQGYLFSKPLSAEEAELYLSKRGEEQGDSTRMRYVRESYLTGIRFIDIRCVSLRR is encoded by the coding sequence GTGCGCGTCGCCTATCAGCAGGCGCTGGAACTCGCCAAAACCCAGGCCGAGATAGCGCTGGCCAAAGACCTGGCTTTCAGGAAATGGGCCTCCAAGCGTGGGCGGATTTACATGGAGCACGGGCCGCTGGTCTCCCCGAGCCCGTTTCTGAATCACGTCCCCGACCGGGACCTGGAAAGCACCAATGGGCTGCGCCTGACACTTAAAAACCCCGCCATGATCATGAACGAGATCACCCGGGAGGCGCCTCAATTCCACGGCGTCAGTACCAGAATCACCTCCAGGCTTTACCTCAATCCCATGGACGCGCCTGACCCGTGGGAGCAAAAGGCCCTGTTCATCGTGGAGGGGACCCGTGAAGATTATCACGCCGCCACCCTCATCGACGGCCAACCGTACCTGCGCATGATGCAACCCCTGATCATGGAGGAATCCTGCCTCAAGTGCCACGCCTGGACCGGAATCAAGGTCGGTGAGCTGCGCGGCGGCACCGACGTCTCGATACCGCTTGCCCCTTTTTACGCCGCGGCCGGGAAGCAGGCCCGGGGAGTGGCGGCCAGTCACGGCGCGATCTGGCTTTTGGGACTGGTCTCGATCGGATTCATCACGCGCCGGACCATGATCGTCGAGGTGGAGCGCTCCCAGCAAGAGGCGCAGTTGAAGGAGAAGAACCTCGAACTGCAGGACTCGAAGCAGTACCTTTTGACCATCATCGAGTTCCTGCCGGACGCCACCCTCATCATCGACAACAACGGAAGAGTTGTCGGTTGGAACCGCGAGCTGGCCCGGCTGACCGGGATTGCACCCGAGGCGATGATCGGCCGCGGCGAGCTGGAATACGCCCTTCCTTTCTACGGCCATCGGCGCCCGCTCTTGATAGATCTCGCGTTGAATCCGGCCCTGGATTGCGAGGGACGCTACGAAGGGTTCGTGCGCAACGGCGACATCGTGCAGGGCGAATGCTACGCCCCGAAGCTTGGCGAAACGCCGATCCACCTCACCTCATCTGCCTCCGTCCTGCGCAACTCCAAGGGGGAGATCATCGGCGCCATCGAGTGCATCAGGGACACCACCGAGCAGATGAAGACGCAGAAGCGGATCAAGCTGCTGGCGAAGATCTTCAATGAGAGCGGCGAGGCGATCGTCATAACCGACAGCGAAAACAAAATCATGGAAACCAACAAGGCCTTCGCCCAGTTCACCGGCTACTCCAGGGAGGAGGCGCTCGGCAAGAACCCGAGAGTCTTGAAGTCCGGCATCGAGGACAGGAAGTTTTACGAGAACATGTGGCGCTCCATCCTGGAGACCAATTACTGGCAGGGAGAGATCTGGGACAAGCGCAAAGACGGCTCCCTCTATCCAAAATGGCTCACCATCACGGCCATTCGCGGCCAAGACAACACCATCACCAACTACTTTGCGACTTTCTCAGACATAACACAGCGCAAGGCGGCGGAGATGCGGATCGAACAGCTGGCACATACCGATACCCTCACCTCGCTCCCCAACCGTCATACACTGGTCGAGCGGTTGACCCAGTCGCTCGAGCAGGCGAAGAGGGGAGGGCACATGCTCGCCGTTCTTTTCGTCGACCTTGACCGTTTCAAGATGATCAACGACACCCTCGGGCATCACGTAGGTGACCTGCTGCTCACCGAGGTGGCGTCCAGGCTGAAGGAATCGCTGCGGGCGGAGGATGTCGTGGCGCGTTTCGGCGGGGACGAATTCGTGGTGGTGCAACCCAAAATCAGGTCGCAGATAGAGCCAGCGCACGTGGCCGAGAAGATCCTGAAGACCGTTGCGGAGCCGTACTTTCTGGACAACAACACCGTCTACACAAGCCCAAGCATCGGCATCAGCGTCTTTCCAGATGACGGAACGACCGTGGCTGAGCTGTTCAAGAACGCGGATGCCGCCATGTACCACGCCAAGGCCGCCGGGCGCAACACCTACCAGATGTTCACCCGCGAAATGCATACGGCCGCCCGCCAGCGTCTCGCGATAGAGAACAGCCTGCGCAGTGCCGTAGCCAACGACGAATTCGTGCTCCATTACCAGCCGCAGGTGGACCCTGCAAACGGCAGGCTGGTCGGGTTCGAGGCGCTGGTACGCTGGCAGAACCCGGAGAACGGCCTGGTGTTCCCGGACCGGTTTATCCCTGTTGCCGAGGAGACGGGACTCATCCTGGAGATCGGCCGGCAGGTCTTCGAGAAGGCGTGCCGGCAGGCGGCTGCATGGCGTGAGGCCGGGCTCCCGCCGGTGAAGATCGCGGTCAACCTATCGGCCCGGCAACTGCGGCAGCCCGATCTTCCCGAGACCCTTTCCGCCATCATGAAGAGCTGTGGTGCGGACCCGGGGATGATGGAACTTGAGATGACCGAAAGCATGACCATGGAGCGCCCTGTGGAAAGCATCCGCATTCTCGGGGCCTTCAAGGAAATGGGGATCGGCCTCGCCATCGATGATTTCGGAACCGGTTACTCGTCGCTTAGTTACCTGAAGCTCTTCCCAGTCGACAAGCTGAAGATCGACCGGTCCTTCGTAAAAGACATAGAGGTCGATCCTGACGATGCCGCGATCGCATCGGCGACCATCGCCATGGCGCATACTCTTGGCAAGAAGGTGGTAGCGGAAGGGGTGGAGACTCAAGCCCAGCTGGAATTCCTGGTGCGGCACGGCTGCGACATCATTCAGGGGTATCTCTTCAGCAAGCCTTTGTCAGCCGAAGAAGCGGAACTCTATCTATCGAAGCGGGGGGAGGAGCAGGGGGATTCGACACGAATGCGGTACGTTAGGGAAAGTTACTTGACCGGCATTCGATTTATTGATATAAGGTGTGTCTCTTTGAGGCGGTAG
- a CDS encoding outer membrane lipoprotein LolB: protein MIASNVLPFRRLVLLVLCAATLFGCATVKKPLTGLVPGRGISTVQSSVSLSASSGERTSAGRGYLVYQAPDLYHLLILSPFGQTILEAFGESDRFTCVVPSRQIAFTGYLSELPEQSALKSLQLFRWVMAPSPLPLPGPPRQKVDITGTAYYYDEIGMLERKVAPSGDQVRYEGYQSIEGIPFPETVEIRNAAGGEVRIVFDEPQLNAPVDASTLRPELSGMTLYPLSEFKVM, encoded by the coding sequence GTGATCGCAAGCAACGTCCTTCCTTTTCGCAGGCTGGTCCTGCTCGTACTCTGCGCCGCCACCCTTTTCGGCTGCGCCACCGTAAAGAAGCCTCTCACCGGCCTCGTGCCGGGACGCGGCATCAGCACCGTGCAGTCATCGGTGAGCCTGTCGGCCTCGTCGGGTGAGCGCACGAGCGCCGGGCGCGGCTACCTGGTCTACCAGGCGCCCGACCTGTACCACCTGCTCATCCTCTCCCCGTTCGGACAGACCATCCTGGAAGCGTTCGGCGAGAGCGACCGCTTCACCTGCGTCGTCCCGTCACGGCAGATCGCCTTCACGGGATACCTCTCGGAACTCCCGGAGCAGAGCGCCCTCAAGAGCCTGCAGCTCTTCCGGTGGGTCATGGCGCCGTCGCCCCTGCCGCTTCCCGGGCCGCCGCGCCAGAAGGTGGATATCACAGGGACCGCCTATTATTACGACGAGATCGGGATGCTGGAGCGCAAGGTGGCCCCTTCGGGTGACCAGGTGCGCTACGAGGGGTATCAAAGCATCGAGGGCATCCCGTTCCCGGAAACCGTCGAGATACGCAACGCCGCCGGGGGCGAGGTACGCATCGTCTTCGACGAACCCCAGCTGAACGCACCGGTCGACGCCTCGACGCTGAGACCCGAGCTGTCCGGGATGACGCTTTATCCACTTTCGGAATTCAAGGTGATGTGA